The nucleotide sequence GCAGATACCAGTTGTTTTTGAATACCTATGGTAGCCGATGTTCCAAATAAAAGACCTATCTCTCCATGGGCTATTTTTTCATCTAAGATAAAAAAATCCATCTCCCCCTCTAAAAGAATATAAATATTTTCTGGAGAATCTCCCTCTTTATAAACGTAGCTCCCAGCCTCTACTTTTTCCTCATGAATATACTCCATTATATTATGGATCTCCTCATGTGACGTTCCTCCAAAAAATGAAAGTTGAGGAACAATCTTAAAAATTTCTTTCTCTAATTCATTTTTTTTCATGGTATTTATCTCCTCTCATCCGTTTTTTTTATTCTTTTTGCCTTTTGTTAAATATCTCCTTATATCTTATTATGTTTATACCAAAACTCCTGCAAAATCCTCTTTTGTAAAATATAACAGGTAAATTTTTAAACTCTTCCTGGAATTGTTATGCGGCTTTTTTTATTTTTCCCAGGGCACACCTTATCTGTTCTGCAAAATCCATTACATCTTCCTTCGTTATATCAAAGGATGTTACCCATCTGACCTCTGAACAAACTGAATCCCAGACATAAAAAAAATATTTTTCCTGCAAAATCAGGATTATTTCTTTTGGAAGGATGGCATATACAGTATTGGCTTCCACTTTATTTGTCAGCTCAACTCCAAGGATATCAGATACACTCTCAGCCAAGAGTTTTGCCATGTTATTGGACTGTCTTGCATTTTTTAATCCCAATCCATCTTCTAAAAGTGCTGTAAACTGTGCACTTATATAACGCATCTTAGAGTTTAACTGTGTACATTGTTTTTTTCTATAAGTAAAGTTTTCAGCCAATTCTGTATTAAAAAATATCACAGCTTCTCCAAACATCATTCCATTTTTTGTACCACCAAATGAAAGTACATCCACTCCAAGATCCATGGTCATCTCCTTAAATCCAGACTCCAGACTCACCGCCGCATTAAATATCCTTGCTCCATCCATATGGAGAAGCATTCCATTTTTATGGGCAAAATCTGCTATTTCTTCTATCTCTTTCAGGGTATAGACACTTCCTACCTCTGTGGGCTGGGTTATAGAGATCACTCTTGGCTGAGAATGATGTATACTCCCTTTGGGAATTTCCAGATAATCCCTTACCCTTTCCACTTTCAATTTACCTCCTACATCGGAAGCTTTTATACCTATCATGGGACATCCTGTAAATTTTGTAGGAGCTCCTACTTCATATGTATTTATATGTGCCTGCTCCGGACATATTACAGACTGAAATGATTCAGTCATAGCATCCAAAGCCACCGTGTTGGCTCCGGTACCGTTATATAAAAAATCAACATAGATCTCCTGACCAAATATCTGCTTAAATTTTTCTATGGCTTTTTGTGTATGTCTGTCTTCCCCATATGCTTTTGCATGACCTACGTTGCACTCTATAATAGCCTCCATTATTTTTGGATGAACACCACTGTAATTGTCACTTGCAAAACTTTTTTTCTCCATTTCTTTCCTCCTGTGATTCATAAAAAATTTTTGAGCAAAAATAAAAGAGGTTATGACTGCAGTCTGCAGCATAACCTCTGAAGTGGAAATAATCCATAAGAATTTTTTAGAAGGCAAATAAAACATATGCACGCATATGTTTTCCTTCCTCTGTCCTTTTTACCTGAGAGTTTTGTCCAGTCCGTAGACCAGTTTTGCTCCTTCGGTGCCCAATTTGGGTCTCTCCAGAGGCTCGTCCAGTAAGGGTCCATATCTGCTTTGCAGAAACCTGAAAGTTTTACTTCTTCGGTGGCTTATATTCTAAGCTCTCTCCCCATACCTTCGTCCGATTTTATTTTTAATTAGGATTATAACAATATTTTTTAATTATGTCAATTTTCTCCCAAATTTAACTTTAAACAAAAAATTATAACCACTTTATTGACACTGTAATAACTATATGGTTTACTCTATACCAAAGGGGTGATAATTATGAATGTTTTAGAAATAGAAAAAAAATCCCTCAAACAGGGAAGAAGATTAAATATTATTATGGGTATAATGGGAGTTACCTTTGCTATCCTGTCACAATCAAGTGCCCTTATGGTAGACGGTTTATATTCCATGGTGAATTTTGTTTCCTCTATGATAGCGGCAGGTGTTTCGGCAAAAGTTGCCATGGAGGCCGATGAAGAGATGCCCTTTGGATATGACTTTTATGAAGCTCTTTATATAACTTTTAGAGCTCTTGTACTTTTGGGTATCATGTTATTTTCATTTTTAGGCGCTGTATCTAAGATCATCACCTACATAACAGGAGGTCCTATAGCGGAAATAAAACCTGGATTTATACTGATTTACACCGTAATAAATGTAATTCTCTGTTTCACTTTAGCAGGAATTCATAAGAAAAATTACGGAAAAACCGGGAATAAAAGTGAGATATTAAAAGCGGAACAATCTGCGGCGGTAGTTGATGGTATGATAAGTTTAGGAGCTGGTGGAGCTCTTATGGCGTTAGCTTTTTTAAAGGGAACCGCCTTAGACTTTTTAGTTCCCATTGCTGATTCTATAGTTGTTTTAGTTTTAGTTACCTGGATGATAAAGGAACCACTGGGACTTTTCAAGAGAAGTCTTCAAGAACTTTTAGGAAAATCATTGGGGAAAAAATTAGAAGAAGAGGTCATGGTTCTTTTAAAATTAGCTGTTAATTTTGAAAAATATCATTTTATCGACCTAAAAATCCTGAAAGTAGGACGACATTACCACGCTCTTACACTATTAAAACCTTTGGAAGCTGTCACAGCAGCAGAGATGGATGCAATAAGAACTAAGGTTCAGAAAAATCTTGAGAAGATAGATACAGTCAGGAGTGAAGTTATATTTACAGAAAAAAAATGGTATTAAAAGATAAACATTAATTCCGAACTATAAAAGGGACACTGAGTGTCCCTTTTGTAGTTTCATATATATCTATAAACTTTTCAAAATATACCTAAGTTTATCTTTATCAATAACTTTAGTATGTAATATTTTGAGTGATTTCAATTTTTTTATATTTAACGGGATATCTTCTTTAGATAATTTTTCCAAGGCCTGAATATTTTCAAATTCATTACTTTTTTCTAAATCAAATGCTTTTAAAATACTAGAAGAAAATTTATAGATATTGGCAGTGGAAAGAACCACTATTTTACGTGATTTATTTTTTAAGGCTCCATTCATGGCAACCGAAGTATGGGGATCAATCATATAATTATTTTTATCAAATGTATTATAGATAGTTTCTAAACACTCCTCTTCGCTGCTGTAGTCAGGAACTATTGTCTCCTGGATCTTTTTTAGAGATACTGTATCTAACTCTAACACTCCATTTTCTTCAAATTTATTATATATTTCATTTAAAACTTTACCGTCTTCTAAAGTATGATATAGAAGTCTTTCTAAATTTGAGGAAACTAAAATGTCCATAGAGGGACTCATAGTTTTAAAAAACTCCCTCTGTTTATTATAAACCCCTGTCTTTAAAAAATCGTATAATACATTATTTTTATTGGAGGCACAGATCAATTTTCCCACAGGAAGTCCCATTTGTTTGGCATAATACCCAGCCAATATATCTCCGAAATTTCCAGTAGGAACGGAAAAATCTACCACTTCTCCCAGAGTAATTTCATCATCTCTGAGTAATTGAAGATAGGCCTTAAAATAATAAACTATCTGAGGGAGGAGCCTTCCTAGATTAATTGAGTTAGCTGAAGAAAGTTTAAATTTATCCAAGGATCTATTTAACTCCTCATCTAAAAATATATTTTTAACGGCAGTTTGGCAGTCATCAAAATTTCCATTGACCCCTACTACCTCTACATTTTTACCTGCAGATGTCTGCATCTGAAGTCTCTGTACATCACTCACACCATCAGCTGGATAAAACACAACTACCTTTACACCTTTTAGATCTTTAAACCCTTCCAATGCAGCTTTTCCTGTATCTCCAGATGTAGCGACTAAGATAAGACTGTCTTTTTCGGCATTATTTTTCTTTCTTGCATAAGTAAAAAGACGAGGCATAATTTGAAGAGCCATATCTTTAAATGCCAGAGTCGGTCCATGCCAAAGTTCTAAGACATAGACTCCATCTTTTAGTTTTACTACTGGAGCTTTTTCCGGGTGGGAAAAAGTTTCATCATATACCCCTATACACTCCTTCAACTCTTCCTCACTATAATCCATAAGATACCTTTTTAATATACTTAAAGCTATCTCCTTATAGTCACGCTTCTTCATTTGTTCAATCTCTTCCAAAGAGACCTTTGGAAATTCTTTAGGAACAAACAAACCCCTGTCACTACAAATACCTTTTTCAATGGCCTGGGAAGCCGTAAATTCTTCAGGATTCCCCCGAGTACTAATATATTTCATCCATTTCCTCCTCAAGTAAGATTAAAAGCTCTTTATAAGTCTTTACTTCCATATTTTTTCCCCTATTATCCTCTACATAGGATTTGTTTATCCTTAAAAAAATAAAGGTAAGAGCCATCTTTAAGACCATTTTTTTTAATAGTTTTTTCTCTTCAGGTAATAGTTTTCGCTCATACTCATATGATCCTAAAAATGTTTTTATAAGATTCTTTTCTTTCTCTTTAGGAAATTCTTTAATTTTAATCCAAAAATTTATTACAATAGCTAAATCTATAATAAGCGGAGCATTCATACAGTCATTGAAATCAATCAATGAAAGTTTTTCTCCCATAAATACATTATCAGGAAATATATCATTGTGAACTATTCCTTTTGGAAGTCTTGAAAAATCAACTTTTTCTATTTCTTTATACCTTCCCATGATCAGATCATAGTCATCTTTCAATACAGTTTTCAGGTCTATCTTTGATATTTTCTCATAGAAAAAATCTAAATCTATTTTTCTTTTTCTTTCAATAGATCTGCCCTTAGACAGGTTATGCAGTTTTCCTAGGGTAGATCCAATCTTTTTTAAAACATCGCAATCAATCTCATTTACTTTGTTACCGTGGATAAAATCAAATAGACATCCCATTTTTTCCTGGATAAACATATGATTTTTTCCAGAATTATTTACAAATACCTGGGGACATGAAACATCATTTTCATTTAAGAAGTTTAAAAAATCCAGTTCTTTTAACTCCTCGCCTATATTTCGTCTTCCCTCTAAGAGTCTGAATACATATTTTTTATCCCTATCTTCAATCAAGTAATTTGTATTTAATATCCCCTCAGAAATTTCAATAAAATCAGCTTTTTCTCCTAAGTTATAAAGAGTTCTTATATCTTTTTTATGTTCATTAGTTAAGTTTGTATATACAGCCATAAGATCTCCTATTCAAATAGTTCACGATGAAAAATAGCATTAGCATTCTTTAATTTATTTTGAGATATCACATAGGATACGCTCGTTTGATTCGAAGTAATTGAATCAATATTTATCTCGTTTAAATTTAAAATCTTAGCTAATTTTCTAGGGATATTATTCGATGCAATCCCCAATCCAATTACAGATATCATCCCTAGATCATCATTTAGTTCCAAAGAATAACCACCTTTTTTTAAGACCTTGTAAAACCTCAGAGCATCCTCTTTTTCAGTTAAGATTGAAAATTTAGAATCACTCAACTGCTGAAATAATTTTACATTGATATTATTTTCTTCCAGACGATCTACAAGTTCATCCATATTTTTTAAATTTATTTTTAGATTTGCTAAATTATTTAGATTTGAGATTCCTCTCACAACTGAATTTTCCATAGTTTTCTCCTTTTTAATCCAAGTTCCTTCTTCCCATGTAAAGGCTGAACGCAGATGGATGGGGATCTCATATTTAGAAGCTAATTCCACACTCCTGCAATGTAAAACTTTCGATCCTTTATCCGCCATTTCAATCATTTCATCAAAAGAAATATTTTTAATTTTTTTAGCATCCTTTATAATTCTTGGATCTGAGGTATAGACACCATCTACATCTGTATAGATTTCAACCTTGTGAGCCTTGATCGCAGCTCCAATGGCTACAGCACTGGTGTCACTGCCTCCCCTTCCTAAGGTAGTTATATTTCCTTCATCATCAACCCCTTGGAATCCAGTCACGATAACCACATAATCATCGTCTAATTTTTCAGCGATTTTTTCAGAAGAAATATCTAAAATTTTGGCATTATTATGTTCACCGTTTGTTTTTAGCTGTAACTGTGATGCATTAAATGAAACAGCTTTTTCTCCTAACTCCTCTATTCCCATGGCAAGTAAAGCTGCGGAAATTTGTTCTCCCACCGAAAGTAACATATCCAGCTCTCTTCCCCTTGGATTAGTATTCATTTCCTTAGCTTCATTTATAAGGGAATCAGTCATCCCTCCGGGAGCTGATACAATAATTACCATCTTATTCCCTTCTTGTTTATTTTTTATTATCCATTTGGCTACTTCACGCAGTCTCTCACTGCCTTTCAGGCTTGTCCCACCAAATTTCTGAACGACTATCATATCTATCTTCCTAATTTAATCTTATAGATATCTGAAATTACTGCTGTAGCTGTGGCATCTCCTCCGGCACCTTCACCATAAAAGACCGTTTTCCCTGTATAGTTTCCATCTAATTCTACAGCATTATAAACTCCATTTACACTGTATAATAATTCATCTTTTTTTACAGCTATAGGAGCCACATTTATATTTAATTTTTCCCCATCAAAGTTGGCTTCTCCCAGTAATTTATACCTCAACCCCTGAGATTTAGCTGCTTCAATATCATCTTTAGTCAATCCATCGATTCCAACAATAGAAATTTTAGAAAATTCTTTTAATTCTCCCCAAGCCAAATGAGCTAAAATACTGATCTTATGGGCTGTATCAATTCCTTTTACATCAAATGTCGGATCAGCTTCAGCATACCCTTTGAACTGGGCATCTTCTAAAGCTTTTGAATAAGACAGGCCCTCTTCCATCTTTGTCAAAATATAGTTACATGTACCATTTAGAATCCCACGAATATTTTTAAAATTATTTACAAATAGATTTTCTTTTATCGGTGAGATAACTGGGATACCTCCCCCTACAGAAGCTTCATATTGTAATTTTACCTTATTTTTTTCAGCCAGTGAAAATAATTCCTTTCCATGGAGAGCCAAAAGATGTTTATTTGCAGTAACCAGATTTTTTTTTGAATTCAGAGTACTTTTAGAAATTTCATACGCAGCTCCTACTCCTCCGATTAATTCTACTACTGTATCTATTCTAGAATCATTGAGGACCTCTTTATAATCATCTGTAAAATCATATCCCATAATGTTACTGTTTTGAATATCACAAATTTTTATGACCTCTATATCCCCAATCTCTTTATTTTTCCTATTTTTTTCATCTGATAAGATCTTTACAACATTCATTCCAACTGTTCCAAGACCAATAACTCCTAATTTCATAAATTCCTCCCTCTATTTCCAGCTATTAATAATTCTGCAATTTGAACTGTATTTGTAGCTGCTCCCTTTCTTATGTTATCAGCAACTACCCATAAATTTATCCCATTTTCAACACTCTCATCTCTCCGAACCCTTCCTACGAATACCTCATCTCTTCCCTTTGTATTGATTGCCATGGGATAGATATTTTTCTTTACATCATCTTCTACAACTAATCCTTTTACACCAGCTAGGTCTTTTTTGATCTGTTCTATATCAATATTTTTTTTAAATTCAATATTCATAGATACACTATGGGAATGCAATACAGGTACCCTCACACAAGTAGCCGTCACCCTGACATCTCTGCCCAATATTTTTTTCGTTTCATCTATCATCTTTTGTTCCTCTTTTGTATTACCATTTTCTAAAAATATATCTATATGAGGCAGACAATTGCCAGCTATTGGATGGGGGTAATTCTCAGGAGCCTTTCCCTCTAATCCATCTTCTAAATCTTTAATTCCTGCGAATCCAGAACCAGATACTGCCTGATAAGTGGAATATATAATTCTTTTAATATCATATTTTTCATCTAGAACTTTTAGAGGTACTACAGACTGTATGGTTGAACAGTTGGGGTTTGCTATAATCCCATTATGATTCCATACTTCCTCTGGGTTAACTTCTGGAACAATCAATGGAACCCCTTCAACCATCCTGAAAGCACTACTGTTATCTACCACTACTACACCCTTTGAGGCTGCTATAGGTGAAAACTTTTTTGATATCTCCCCTCCTGCTGAAAAAAGTGCAATATCGATCTCCTTATCGAAAGAATTTTCATCCAACTCCTCGACCACTATATCTTTCCCTCTATATTTTATTATTTTTCCTGCACTTTTAGATGATGCCATTAAGTATAAATTTTTAATGGGAAACTTTCTCTCCTCCAATACCTGTAAAAAAGTTTGTCCCACTAACCCAGTAGCTCCTGCAATTGCGATGTTATATTTTTTCATGGTCACTCCTCCAACTTGTAATAAAAAGCAACGTGACGTTGCATCCAATTAGTCATAATCAAAATTTTCTCAAACTTAAATTTTTTAATAAATTTCATGATTTCTAGATAAATAAAAAAGTCTATTTAGACAAAAATTCTAAATAGACTTATAAAAACCCTATATTAGAAGCATCTCTTGTTGGAATAACTAAAAGAGGTTTGCTTCTGTTTTTCGAAAGCAAACTTAGGTCAGGGTTATTATGGTTGTTATCATATTTTTAATAAACATAGTTTTTCTCCTCTGTTGTGCATTTTTTTAATCTTGTGTCCACCCCTTGTGGATTTAGAATATAATATAAATTTTACCGTAAAATGTCAAATTAATTTTTTTTAATATCTAGATTATACAGCCTTTAATTAAAGTTTCTTTCCAAAGGCTCTCACTGGTGACCCGTCTAAATCTTTTATTTTTAAAGGAGTAATATATAATTCAAAATTTTTATTGATCAATTTTTTTAGATTTTTTAGGTTTTCTATAATTATTAAATTCTTTTTTAACAAGATATGATGGACATCAAAATTTTTACTATCCATAGCATCTATAGATACGGCATCTATGCCTACACCTTTTAAATCAAACCCCACAAGGTATTTAGCAGCTTCTATACTGAGTGATGGAAATCCATTAAAATATTCTTTTCTCCCCCAAAAATCATCCCAACCAGAATAAAATAATACAAAAGAAGCTTTTTTTATTTGAAATTCAAATTTCTTTAGGTAATTTAATTCTATTATATCGTTTGATTCCAAAGGGATTATAATCCCCCTTCCTATAAATTTTTCAATAGGAAAATCATTCAATGAATATCCCCCCTGTATCATATGGGCAGGAGCATCTATATGAGTTCCAGTATGTGAATACATTGTCAATAGTTTTTCGGCAAATCCATCTTTTTTTATTGTATTTTTTTGAATAATTTTAGGTGGTTCTGTCCCTGGGAAAACAGGCATTTTTTCATCTATAACATGTGTTAAATCTATTATCTCCATTTTTCCTCCCGTTATAACTTTTGATAAATTTCTTTATTATTAGAATATATCTTTTAAGTATACCTCATCTTCTTCTTTTTTCAAAAAAACTAGGGAAAGTTACCTCTATTTTTTCTTATATTTAACGGGAAAAGTTATCTGAGTGATTGACCCCTCTCCATTCCCTAAATGAACTATAACTTCATTGAAAATCTCTATCGAGTCTCCAACAACCTCATACCCATTTTCTTCTACATATTTAAGTAGTCTTTCATAACTTACCTCTATAGTGTCCCATGTATCCTTATGCATTATAGAAGCAAACCAACCTCCCTCTATTTTTAAGCTGTTTTTATGATCACAGAAAGTAGGAGTAAAAAAACCAATAGTTTTTACTTCCATTGTATTTCCTAAAGCAATTTCCTCTTTGGATATTCTCACAAAATAATCATCTCCTTGAATATTCAACTCTTCCCTTATATCCATTAAATCGGAAAATGTTTTATCATATTTTAAGTAATCACAGGGTTTTTCTATTTGGATAGCAATGGCTTCCATCGATTCAAAGTATATCATCTGTGGTTCGATATCATCTTTTTTCATTATATTTTTTATTTCAGATATTTTTCTATCTATTTTGACCTTAGATTCAATCATTTTTTTTATTTTTAGATCTACCTGCCTTTTCTTCTCCTCTAAATAGTCCAAACTTTCCTCAGGAGAACGACTTTTAGTATACTCTCTAATTTCCTTCAATGAAAATCCAGCTTCCTTCAGTGTAAGTATAAATCTCAAATTAGAAAATTGTTCCTCTCCATAGTACCTATAAGAGGTCTCGCTATCTACAAACCTAGGTTTAAATAGCCCGATATTATCATAATAGATAAGGGTCTGACGAGAAATTTTAAAAAAACTGGCTATATCATTTATCTTATATTTTTTTTTCATAAAACCTCCTAAATACTCTTGACTATATATTATACTATATAGTTTATAATGTATAGAGAAATAAGGAGGTTAGTTATGAAAAATTTAAGCCTAGAAAATGGCTGTGTAAAAAAAGTATTTTTTAAGTTTGCAATCCCTAGTATAGCAGGGTTATTGATTGTATCTATACAGATAATGATAGATGGAATGTTTATAGGAAATATTGTAGGACCCAGGGGTCTTGCAGCGGTTAATTTAGCAATGCCCTATATGAATACCATTATGAGTATCGTCATGATGATTTCAGCTGGTGGGGCTGTATTATCCTCAATCTCTTTAGGAAAAAATCAAAAACAAAGAGCGGGAGAGATCGCAACCTTTACTTTGGTATCATATTTAATAATAGTCGGTGTAATCTCCATGGGCAGTCTACTTTTTCTAGATAAAATAATTTTATTTTTAGGTGCAGACGCAGGATTATTACCCCTAGTAAAAGCTTATATGAAGCCCTTATTATTATTGTGTATAGTTTTGAATCTTCCGATCTATACAGAAACATTTGCTCGAGTTGGAGAAAAACCAAACTCTGTTTTTTTAAGTGGTTTTGTATGCTGCCTGAGTAATATAATCATGGATTACCTGTTTATTGTAAAATTTGGTTGGGGAATATCTGGAGCAGCTTATGCCACAGCAATAGCAAACCTCTTAGGTGGATTAACACTATTTGGTTATTTTTTCAACGGAAAATCACAGATACAATTTTATAAGGTTAAGCAAGACTTTAAACTGTTAAAAAATATACTCTATAACGGAAGTTCTGAAATGTTGACAGTGGTTTCTACATCAGTGGCAGCTTTCCTGTTCAATAGGATAATCATGAAAGAAATAGGAGAAATAGGAATTTCAGCCCTTACAATAGTATTTTATGTAAATACCATTGTAAATATCTCCCTCTATGGGTTGGCCCAGGCATTACAACCTATAATTTCGTATAATTTAGGAGCCAAAAGAATACAAAAGATATACGATGTATTGAAAGTTTCTCTCATAACTGGAGGATCTATCGGTATCACATTCTTCGTTCTAATGAAGTTTTATAGCGCTCCCCTGGTGAATATGTTTACCGATGGAAATGCTTCATTAACTAGTCTTACCAACGAAGCTATTGCTTACTTTGTTTTTGCTTATATATTTTCTTTTATAAATATAATATCCAGTTCATTTCATACAGCTATAGAAAAACCGTTGGAATCTGCAAGTATCGCATGTCTTAGGTCACTTATTTTTGTAGGAATATTCCTTTTTACCCTCCCTTCTATATTTGGAGCCAAGGGGATATGGATGGCTATTCCTATGGCAGAAGTTACCTGCCTGATTATAAGTACCTTTATGATGATGAAATCTTTCAAAAAAATCGAAAACAATATGCAACTAGCTGTAATAAATTAACTAAAAAATGCTGCTCACCTCCTAATGGAAGTAAAAGCAGCATTTTTTTATCTAAATAATTCCAAAAACTTTTGCTATAAATGGAATTAAAAGGGCAGGCAGAAAGTTTAAGATCTTTATTTTAGCCATCCCCAGAATATTTATTCCCGTTCCTAAGATAAAGATCCCTCCCAATATAGTCAGCTGATTTAAGAGCTCAGGAGTGACTATTTCCTGCATTGCACTAGCTCCAAGATATATACTTCCCTGCCAAAGAAAAAGTATGATTCCTACTAGTGCTATGGATATTCCATAATTAATTGAAAGAATTATAGAAGTTATTCCATCTAATACAGCATTGGCATAAAGCATGGTATTATCTCCTCTAATGGCACTCTCTATAGGCCCTACTATAGACAATGCTCCTACACAAAATAATATAACTCCGATAACTATCCCCTGTACCGGGTTCTGGGTCCCTTCATATTTTTTACTTATAAGGTCTACCTTTTTATCCAAATTGATCCATTCTCCCAATACAGCTCCTATCCCTATACTGAGTATGAATACCAGTGGATTATCTATAAGGGTCATTCCCTTTGAAATATTAGATATTCCTATGGCCATAGCGACAAACCCCATTCCCTGTATGGTTCTCTCTTTGTATCGTTCTTCAATTCCCTTATTAAGGAAACTCCCTATTGTTGCTCCTGCTACTATAGTCGCAGTATTTACTATTGTTCCCAGCATTTTCCTTCCTCCCATTTAGATACTTTATATAATTTGAAGTATACAGTCTCCACCTGGTAGAGAGTCAATGCTAAATTATTTTTTCTTTATCTCTATCCTCCTAATATATTCCTTTTCAGCAGGTGATATGGAAGTACTCACTAGAGCTATCTCATAGAATAAGCCCTCTGTCTCTATATCATTATCTTTTATATACCTTTCTAAAATTTTATAATATTTAGGAGAATCATCTCTTTTCCCTTTAAAGTATATCGTTAAATATTCCCCTTCCGACTTTATAGAAGCATTTGAAAGGTTCTTAAAATTTTTATTGATTAAATAAACACCTGTATACTCTGTATAATTAGAATTTGATTTCATCAAAAGACCTACATTTCCCAATGTCAATGAGTGGGAAAATTCTGTTTTCTCTCCTAACTCCCTCACTAAAAGCTCCAACTCACACTCTTTATAGAATTCTTTATCTATGGTAAATATTTTTTCCGGCCCCATATGCTGAATCAATACCTTTTCAAAATCAGGAATATTTTTTACCTTTTCTATATAAGATAGTCTCTCCTCCACACTTTTTTTAGCACACTCCAGTTCATTTATTGTCCTTTCTAACTCTTCTTTCTGTTCTAAAAAAATTGTTTTTAGGAGGGAAATTTCTCCATTTTCTGTACACTCCCTTATTCTATCCAGGGGTATCTTGCTGTATTTTAAATTTAAAATATTATTTAATAGTTCAAATTGATCTGAAAAATAATATCGATATCCTGTATCTTTATCTATATATCCAGCTTTAAATATCCCTTTATTATGGTAGTGCCTCAATGTGGTTATGGGTATATTAAAAAGTTTACTGACCTCTCCTATACTGTATTTTATTTTCATCTCCTCCTCTGTCTTTTGAATAAACATTATTTCAGTAATTAGATCATACTATAAATCCAATTAATAATTCAATTTTTCAAAAAAAATATTATATATAAAAAAGAGCCACTTTACTAAACTGACTCTTTCAAATATTTTTATTCCTCATATTAAATTTATAACTTAAC is from Psychrilyobacter atlanticus DSM 19335 and encodes:
- a CDS encoding aspartate kinase encodes the protein MIVVQKFGGTSLKGSERLREVAKWIIKNKQEGNKMVIIVSAPGGMTDSLINEAKEMNTNPRGRELDMLLSVGEQISAALLAMGIEELGEKAVSFNASQLQLKTNGEHNNAKILDISSEKIAEKLDDDYVVIVTGFQGVDDEGNITTLGRGGSDTSAVAIGAAIKAHKVEIYTDVDGVYTSDPRIIKDAKKIKNISFDEMIEMADKGSKVLHCRSVELASKYEIPIHLRSAFTWEEGTWIKKEKTMENSVVRGISNLNNLANLKINLKNMDELVDRLEENNINVKLFQQLSDSKFSILTEKEDALRFYKVLKKGGYSLELNDDLGMISVIGLGIASNNIPRKLAKILNLNEINIDSITSNQTSVSYVISQNKLKNANAIFHRELFE
- the thrC gene encoding threonine synthase; translation: MKYISTRGNPEEFTASQAIEKGICSDRGLFVPKEFPKVSLEEIEQMKKRDYKEIALSILKRYLMDYSEEELKECIGVYDETFSHPEKAPVVKLKDGVYVLELWHGPTLAFKDMALQIMPRLFTYARKKNNAEKDSLILVATSGDTGKAALEGFKDLKGVKVVVFYPADGVSDVQRLQMQTSAGKNVEVVGVNGNFDDCQTAVKNIFLDEELNRSLDKFKLSSANSINLGRLLPQIVYYFKAYLQLLRDDEITLGEVVDFSVPTGNFGDILAGYYAKQMGLPVGKLICASNKNNVLYDFLKTGVYNKQREFFKTMSPSMDILVSSNLERLLYHTLEDGKVLNEIYNKFEENGVLELDTVSLKKIQETIVPDYSSEEECLETIYNTFDKNNYMIDPHTSVAMNGALKNKSRKIVVLSTANIYKFSSSILKAFDLEKSNEFENIQALEKLSKEDIPLNIKKLKSLKILHTKVIDKDKLRYILKSL
- a CDS encoding cyclic nucleotide-binding domain-containing protein — its product is MKKNELEKEIFKIVPQLSFFGGTSHEEIHNIMEYIHEEKVEAGSYVYKEGDSPENIYILLEGEMDFFILDEKIAHGEIGLLFGTSATIGIQKQLVSAMAKTDIKLGVIAKSFFIEMSEKDPKLFVKIILNVARDLARDLKFLKEYVKKQKSKQGI
- a CDS encoding homoserine kinase; its protein translation is MAVYTNLTNEHKKDIRTLYNLGEKADFIEISEGILNTNYLIEDRDKKYVFRLLEGRRNIGEELKELDFLNFLNENDVSCPQVFVNNSGKNHMFIQEKMGCLFDFIHGNKVNEIDCDVLKKIGSTLGKLHNLSKGRSIERKRKIDLDFFYEKISKIDLKTVLKDDYDLIMGRYKEIEKVDFSRLPKGIVHNDIFPDNVFMGEKLSLIDFNDCMNAPLIIDLAIVINFWIKIKEFPKEKEKNLIKTFLGSYEYERKLLPEEKKLLKKMVLKMALTFIFLRINKSYVEDNRGKNMEVKTYKELLILLEEEMDEIY
- a CDS encoding threonine aldolase family protein, translating into MEKKSFASDNYSGVHPKIMEAIIECNVGHAKAYGEDRHTQKAIEKFKQIFGQEIYVDFLYNGTGANTVALDAMTESFQSVICPEQAHINTYEVGAPTKFTGCPMIGIKASDVGGKLKVERVRDYLEIPKGSIHHSQPRVISITQPTEVGSVYTLKEIEEIADFAHKNGMLLHMDGARIFNAAVSLESGFKEMTMDLGVDVLSFGGTKNGMMFGEAVIFFNTELAENFTYRKKQCTQLNSKMRYISAQFTALLEDGLGLKNARQSNNMAKLLAESVSDILGVELTNKVEANTVYAILPKEIILILQEKYFFYVWDSVCSEVRWVTSFDITKEDVMDFAEQIRCALGKIKKAA
- a CDS encoding cation transporter produces the protein MNVLEIEKKSLKQGRRLNIIMGIMGVTFAILSQSSALMVDGLYSMVNFVSSMIAAGVSAKVAMEADEEMPFGYDFYEALYITFRALVLLGIMLFSFLGAVSKIITYITGGPIAEIKPGFILIYTVINVILCFTLAGIHKKNYGKTGNKSEILKAEQSAAVVDGMISLGAGGALMALAFLKGTALDFLVPIADSIVVLVLVTWMIKEPLGLFKRSLQELLGKSLGKKLEEEVMVLLKLAVNFEKYHFIDLKILKVGRHYHALTLLKPLEAVTAAEMDAIRTKVQKNLEKIDTVRSEVIFTEKKWY